DNA sequence from the Schistocerca americana isolate TAMUIC-IGC-003095 chromosome 2, iqSchAmer2.1, whole genome shotgun sequence genome:
cccccccccctctctctctctctctctctctctctctctcactcactcactcactcactcacacacttctttggtcaaagatatttgatggtgtaatagggatctttgtcaaatgtcgtctaaTATTTGATCAAAAAAGTCGCTCGTCTTcttttcactgcaatgtgacatgttaccacacggagcgctagcatcgctgcattctgtcgtctgcagtgtttttataaacattgctggtaGATACAATTGGTGTgagccgacaactacaaaattaatagagatgtatgaagctgatgaggcgctttacaacgtgaggcacgctgaatacaaaaatagattacgaagattggagacctgacctgacctaacttaacctaaccctctcctgtagcaaggaatcacagtgttacagtgagcctgtcttctgcagatgtagcagttcttaagtgaatattgtgctttgtgatatgaggatacacttcattgagcacatgctcatccattcttaagtaattgatgtacgacttgacgtcctccactataagctcacgtaacaagttttgttgaatgcttttatcggtcttaaaacccacggcttcacccaggtatgtttcctatTTTtctcccgcttctcttccgcatgtgcacacagtgcaattgtggtacatgcaactgctgcggttgataagtagttgttgtcagccatcttgcacTTTGACGAAACAGTGTAATACCCCCCTCTAGCGCTACGtccaagatctttgtcaaatatatttgacggaatatttgatcacatctttgatcaaatctttgacaaagaaatttgatattgtaataccggccttagcgaaAGCCCTTTAATAAGTACAGAGACCACCACTAACACTTTCCAGTTCCTTGGAAGAAGTAAGTTTTGTCATTCGTACAGGCCGTCTTTGCAGAGACAGCTGACGTGTAGCCACTTACAAGACTTTGTATCACCAGCATCTCGCGCCAATAGGTTAAATTCCTAACAGCTGCACTGTGTACAGTTGTGTGACTTCCCAAAACATCTGAGCCGGCATGACGTTTCATCATCTTGCCTCTGTGTGTCTTTACCGTACATGCATTCATCAGTCATCTACCTTGAACAATCACCGAAATTGCTGTCCGCCTATAGGCTTGCATCGCACGAAATGCTGAATCACTTGCGGAACATTTACGTGTCACCGACACTTACGTACCAAAGTAATTGTTATGCAGACGACTGTTTTCTTATTCATCGGGCACCCATAATCACTCTTCACATGTAAAAGCTACTTTTAACAGGCCCGTTTTGACTGCAAGTACGTTCATGAAAAAACGAGTAGGTGCCCGTTATCCTAAATTAGTTATTGGAGATGGCATGAACGTGCAGAATATTCCCTTTCCGGGCTGACGCTCATAGTATCACGTTATTTTTACGTAAGTCATGGGATCAATGTTACTTATACACAATTTTCGCGTCACACTGACCCGACAGCTGAGAAATAATCGGAATAGACATCTTTCTTTGTGGCAGTACTTTCCCCTCAAATAAAAATTTAATGCAGTGCAAGCTGTATAAACGCCCTCCTTGTATCAAAGTAGTGATTAAACAGCTAATCTGTTTATATAATTTACCAGCCCTTATGCTAGAAGGTTGTCGTTAGAACTTTATTTTCAAGGCCCGGAAAAAAAACGTATGTCTAAGTCTGCTAGAAAATTGCATCTAACGTCTAGATCACGGCAAGTAGCAGTCGCAGCTCATGGGCTGACAACCCATCAGTTTCGCCTAGCCAGTGGGACGAGTCTGACCTATTCAATAAGAGGCCAGAACAGGGGAAATGTATTCCTAGCGCCGACGCTGAAGTCTTTGTTTTGCTTGCTATTTTTTGGTGTGTTagtgagtaatattttgtgattatgGCTGCCACTGCGACAAAGTGGGCTGATTTAAGCGAATTAGTTCTGCAAAGCGATGCCATCCGTTGGTGCATGTCTCATGGATTAACAGCAGAGACACGAAAATTTATCATATATGGTGGTGAAATGACTAAAGATTCGAAGGTTTGCATGGATGGAATTATCTGGAAGTGCAACAAAAACTGATACTTTTTAATAAGTCGATCAATGTTTTTTAATTCAACCATGGAAGAAGATAGAGGCGCACGTGCGATATATTACAACACAGCAGAGAAGTATTTCACTTTTTTCGAATATCATAGAATGCGACGCTGTCTTCGGTTTGCAGTTACTAGCACAGTTTAAACAACTGCGGCTCAAACAACGAGTAATTAAATTTATAATCAACGTTTACAACAGCTTTTCACACTCTTCCGAATGAATCACTTTGAAACACGTCCTCCGTCTGCAGCTCTCTCATTGGCTGCATAGCACGACACAATTGACACACCTCTTGTTTCCACCATACCTCACGGCAACCGCCGACAGAATTCCTTCTACACTATACTTTTGCTGTTAATGGCGGATAATGGCTATAACAACGTGACTCAGGCGTTAAAACACATTGTATAGATAAACTCATGTTACTGAACTGCTGTGCAACTAAAGGCAAGGTACGTAAGATACGCACAaattattacaggctctaaagcaaAATCTATTGTGTGCGCCGCACCTTGCGactaataaaaatatatattcttCCATTTACGCACGTCCAGTTCATTATTATGCACGAGATGCGTTTTTTTGATTGTGTGTGTTGGCAACCCACAGTGCTTTTGCTATAAATTCTATGCAAACATAAGTGGCACTATTACACTATATTACACAAAAACATTGGTATATCTACATCGTTTTGTATTTTCATCAACTATTGAAGTTCACGGCCACAAAATAAAAAGACCTGAATGTTCAATTTTACATAGAGCTTCTGTCGCCGCACGCCATGAGTTGGCAACAGCCCACTATCAGTTGGCTGCACTGCACAGTCGCAATCGTGGCCAGACAGCAGAGCCATCTGCAGGCAGTTCTGGTTAGAGCCACGTAACGAACCAGACGAATGTAACGCTGCGGTAAAGCGGCACTGGTACCAACCTGGCGGCGTCAGCGAAGACGAATTTGCGCAGCTTGAGATCTCGTAGCACGATGCCCTCCTCGTGACAGGCGCGCACCGTCTCGGCGATCTGAAGGAACAGCTGTCGCGCCTCGTGTTCGCGGAGGCGCTTGCGCGTGCGCACGTACGAGTGCAGGTCCCCGTGCGCCTTCGGGAACACCAGGTACAGGAAGCTGGGGCCCAGCACGACCTCCCGCGTCCGGTTCACGTGCGGGTGCTCGTCCAGTCGATGGTGCGCTGCCAGCAGGCCGCCCGCCTCTCGTCCCACCACCTGTACCACCAACACAGGCTTAGGCCACGCAATTTGCGGCCCATTTCCTAACGCGCAAATATTTCCCGTGATGCCATGACGTCTATGTACGTGCTTCGAACACGTAACAAATGTCGAAGAGTTTGCAGCATAATTTGCAGATCGTAAAATAGTTCAGTCGCAGAGGTGCCATCACCGTCGTCTACAGATTTCGTAACATCCCTCTCGATAATTATTTGCAAAACGTGACAAACagtgaaaattatttcataaatgtacAACATACTCGCAGATCTCAATACATGCCATACAACATGATTAAATTCAAGTTAATTTTTCAGGTTTCTATTTCAGTTCATGTCATACTAATGCTATTTATCATAAAGGGTTAACTCACCTACAGCAACAATATCGTTAGAAATCCATGACAAAAAAAGCAATTCTGGGCAACACACAAGAGTGAAAACTAATTTCTATTCAGCTGCCCCTTCACGTAAGCTCACAGCTATGTACTGCACCACAGCTTTGACATTTCATCAGCCACCACAACCTCTGTGCAGCTGGTCGTGCTCAAACCCGGGAGAAAAAGTATCACCAGGCAACAACTAATACTTCAATACTAGTAAATATATACTAACAGACAACTGTTGacaaaacttactggcagattaaaactgtgtgcccgaccgagactcaaactcgggacctttgcctttcgcgggcagttttaatctgccaggaagtttcatatcagcgcacactccgctgcagagtgaaaatctcattctggaaactgttgaCAACTTCTGCATATTAAGAACATTACGCTGAAATTTTCAGAACAAAAATCTCGTGTTGGTCGAAACACTGTGGCACCATATTGGGCAACTTGTGTATAAATAAATCACTATTATTACTCCGTGACAAAGTTTAATTTGTGCTTTTCGCATTCCTCATCAATGGCTAACGCACTTCCAGTCTTTATTCCTGTAGTGCGTGACAAGAGATACGAGAAGTGGTCAGAGTGTTACAAGCAATTTGCGCCCCACTTTTTCCCGACGGTGACGAATACGGAGCGGCGAGGCCAACCTGCTGACCTAGTTGCAAATTGGGTGCACTATGGCGACATTTAAATACAGCGCATTAACTACCGTTCAGAAGGAATTAAAACACTTCACCGTTCACCCCAATCGCGACTATATTGGAACCGATAACAGCTATCTCGCTTCGCATGGGCAAATAGAGCAGGAAACGGCCACTCAATCAATTTCATCTCCATTGGGCCTGTTGGGGAAAAAATGTATAGGCACGACACAGATGAGCAAGGTGTTCTTCAATCTCTAGTATCAATCTGTTCAAGTGACAAGGGATGAAATTTCCCTTTTCCGTGGAACAATGTTGTACAGGATGGAGCAAGATTAAAACGCCTGTTGGCCCGAGTTGCACAAGGTCTCCAGTTTACGCAAGCACAGCCGCAGCGCTGCTAGCGCCAGCCAAGTGCAGCGGCAGGCCGGAACATCAGGCCAAGGTCAGCGCCGACGGCTGAGAGCGATTACCGCTCATTCGACTGTCTTCCGGAGCGTCTATGTTGCAGGCGCAGCTACTGAAGACATCACTTTTCAACTAAATGTTACAAATGCATGTACAAGTACACCGCTGATGTTAGGTCCTGCATTTTGCATTTTTGATTATTTTCTACATGATAGAGAAAAGTAACTTTAGGACCTAGTGAACTGTATTGGTTCTGCAGGGAATTCAAGATAAAAGTTTTAAGGAAGCCGATGTAAGTATGGAAAAGATCGCCTGCAGACGTAAGAAATAGATCGACTGTAAACGAAGTGTTAGACGGAGTTTGCAGTCATTTCAGTGAGTTATATCCAGACGGCTGTTACGActtttaaacacacacacaatggaaatcTGTTACAAGACAGAAAAGTGAAGTAAATGCAGCGTCGTCTATTTGCCAATTAAAAGAAGTCTTCTGATTAATTATGTTCACGTTGGTTGCTATGCAATATTTTATTTCAAACGGTTTGACGCTCCAAAAGGGACACGTTAACGCTCATTTGCTCTCTGACGTTCAAAAGTCAAACAAAATAACGTACATACATGACGGAACATCAGATGGTAAAATTGTTTTATAAATATTCCGGCATTCAAGCCATGACTTAAGGCAACCATGGAGAAGGCAACGAACGCGATGTGTGCCTTTAGACTATTGCAACGATCGGATTTCTTCTACAACCATCTAAGTGACATTAACGCTAACGTCAAAAAAAGATGTCGCGTCCACTAACCTTCCAAAGATTGTATATACAAACACTAAACGCAAATTTTTATACTAAAAAATTTGTTTTCGCCGATGACACTTCGTTGTGTCAAAAGCCCATAAAACAAAGACGGGCATACGCAAGTTAAGCATGTTTCCGTTACcgcttttaaataataaataaaaaacacaaactgTTATACACGCCAGTGTCAACAAAAGCAAGTCAATTTGGGGCAGCAGAAGCAGTTTATATTCATAGTGAATCCGAAACATATGAGACAAATTTGACATGGTGGTATACACAAATCAATTCTTACCTTACACACGAGTTCCTCTTGCGTATGGACGTTAATACACCGACACAGCGTGCTGCCTTCAACTTGCTCCAGCATCAGGTACTTATCGGCGACGAGAGAAACTGGTGGGAACTGTCTCGAAGATGGTGACACAGGTGGAGGAACAACGGGGAGGTTCGGGCACAAGCCACCCTGGGCCACCGGCGGAGGCGCCTGTGCATCAGGCTTGAGCAAATCACAGTCCGCGTCACTGACGGCATTctgttgctgcaactgttgttgctgttgctgctgctggtcttGCGGAGCAGCCTCTTCCTGATCTTTCAGCCTTGAAATAGGCAGGTTAAAGGTGGGAGTATTTTCCACTTGCATTTGGATCTCCTTGGCAATTACACACGAACACAAGATATTGCAGTTTGTACTATATAAACACCTAATTTACGGTTCCGCACACGCGGATCACTAAATATGCACGTAAACACTGTCACTGGAAGACTTTACAACTTCAGGGCCGTAAATTGTAAAGCACATAACACAAAACGATGTTATCCGATTCCACCCTCACGGAAACCTTCGGTTTCTGTAGTAATTATTCACGGATATATAATATCCAGATTTTAATACAAACTCGATGACTTCGCCGTCATCGAAATGACGGATCAGCGCCCTTTTGGAACGACAGGTCCGATTCTTTTCCTGAAACAGAAGTGTTAAATTCGTTAGCATTCGGCGGCTACCTCCAACTCAATGACTGTTACTTGTACATCTCTACGAGTATATATATCGAACGTATGGTTGTCTCAATATGGTGTAATATCAAAGTAACTTACTAATTGCAAAATAAGGTGAAATATAATACAATATAGCCGTACATAGAATGTGTTAATGCAAAGAATACTGCAAGTAAATATTCTGAAACAAGTTTACGGAACTTCGAATGAAACAAAAGAACAGATAAAACAGCTTACCGTAGTAAAGCTTGTTCCTGAGTGGATATCGTTCCAAAACTTGACCGTCGGTACGAGGGATGTTCGTCTGGCCCTTGCGACAACGTCTCCGTAACCTGGACAGGCCAATTTTTGGGCCGGTCCCCGCTCAGAAACAGACTTCACAGCTCGTACAACACGCTTTACCGCACGCCATTGTGCAACTGAACAGCCGCTCGACGTTGCGCCGCGTCAAGTACCAGCGACTGCGCGAGCAGCTGGAAGTGTATCCCTCCGCGCGAACAAATTCACTTGTTTTAAAGCATTTACTAAGCCTTTAATGCAACAAAACTATTCAAATTACTCATGATACTACTCAAATTTCATACAGAGCCTGCAATTTGGCTTAAGAGTTTAGATTTTCACTTGAACTATTTTATGCTTCCGCGATCTTGAGTTCTCCACCTAAACGGGAAATGCAGACGCTATTATGAAACTCCAATGAGTATTTCGTTCGACTTATGCTATCAAAGCGACATATCTCCAACTGGAGGATACAGCCGACAACTTTTTCGGTGATTTTGGAAAAGTCTCTTGCAAATGTGCAATTGAACGTAACGGAAGGAATCGAATTCTTTTGAAAATCTGGGACAGAGTCAGCAACAAATGTGTTGCTTTTTATAAACGATGGGCTTActgaagcaatttaaaaaaaagtgacatcatTTTGATGTTCAGACCGTTGTAATTCCCCTCATTTAATCTCTGTCCGTTCCTGTTGCTCGCTAGTAAGATATTTGTCCGCGAAATTCCTTGAATGTTTTACTACACCTTGTTCACATAATACTGCCGTTCTCTTTGAAGAATCCAATGAAATGAAATAAGAACTTGAACAAAGTTTTTATCAAGTTCGTACTGATTAGGCACCCTTAATTCTTCTTGCTGCTCTAAAAGTAAACATAACGTTCTAAAGTTGCAAAACAAAACTttttcagaacaattacacaacacTCATAGTATTTCATGTAATTCTTCGTCTGGTCAGTATGACCGtggttactgtacagtacttttaaGATATTTCAGAAATGACTGTTCAGCTACTAGAATGCGTATTTTACCTTCCGCTATACGTTTTATTGAATTAAAATATTTATGTGCTATAATTGTGCAATACTTAGTTGtgtaaaacaaatattttcttGTCCGCCTAGATTGCTAGATTAAAGTAATCGCTGTTTAGATTGCTTTAATCTAGCAGTCTAGGCAGACAAGAAGAAATCAGTTCTACAACTATTAATTAGCAATTTTCTCCGAGGTTATTGTCAATTTTTTTGCTAAATTTAGTGGTATGTCACAGGAGAAAATGCCCAGAGCATCGAGTGAAAATCAAATTAGGCCAAAGGCTAGAATAGTGAGAAATGTGCATCTACACGACACTTAACGGATGTGAACAGTAAACATACGAAAAGgttggaactaaaaaaaaaaaaaaaaacttccatccATTGTTAAAATAACAGTTTTTAGATCGACAGCCAAACCAACATTATAAATAGTTTTGATTCCAGATAAACAATGTTTTAATTCATGAaagtgtcatgcacatggtaaaataaaaatttttgtggttGCATGGATGGATCTGAATTACGGGCACCTGAAGAAATGTTCCGTATAAATCAATGTATTATGTGGTAAGTCAATGTCTGTCACAAACACCAAGAATGAACGTATCTTTTACTAATAACGTCCTACGCACATTATAAGCCAAGATTTGGATTATAATTTTGGTTCGTATTTGTACTCAGACAGTAGTTTTGACAGAAGTCTGTCAGTTAAAATGACTTCTAGACACTAATCACCGACCATTAACCGACTATGTCTCTGTGTTGAGCAGTAAAAATTTGTACTTACGTTGCGGCAAAATTACCGTTTACCTCGCGGCTGCCCCATATTTGATCGGAACTATAGATCAATGCCTCAATcgattcgacacacacacacacacacacacacacacacacacacacacagagagagagagagagagagcattttcAGTAGAGATTTTCGTTATTACCGTAGTGTTGCGTTCCTGAATGAAAAACTTCGACAGCTGGCGCAAACAGCGCCGGACGTGACTCGTAGGTCGATAGCGAACGGCGACTTCTGTTTCCAGGCAAGCAATGGCCCTGGTACCTCCCAGTGCAAGCACATATCTCGATTACTGCTCAACGCAACTTGCACAACAGTCTACGGTATTGGTCTagacattgacacacacacacacaaattgtgtaAGTCATCACACATTCAAAAATTCCACGTGACTTACAAGTCGGTTTCGTCACCATATTTGTTACTCTACATGGGGTAATGCTTGCTATGTCGCGCTTCCCTTCATGATGTAAGTTCTGTCCGTGCAGAAAACTGTGTTTCTGTGACCGACTCAAAAATTCCGATTC
Encoded proteins:
- the LOC124593689 gene encoding tribbles homolog 2, whose protein sequence is MQVENTPTFNLPISRLKDQEEAAPQDQQQQQQQQLQQQNAVSDADCDLLKPDAQAPPPVAQGGLCPNLPVVPPPVSPSSRQFPPVSLVADKYLMLEQVEGSTLCRCINVHTQEELVCKVVGREAGGLLAAHHRLDEHPHVNRTREVVLGPSFLYLVFPKAHGDLHSYVRTRKRLREHEARQLFLQIAETVRACHEEGIVLRDLKLRKFVFADAARTHLKLETLEDAVVLDDPDDDLLQDKRGCPAYVSPEILRSHAQYSGRAADMWSLGVILYTMLVGRYPFNDSEHASLFAKISRGHFVIPDHLSSRAKCLIRSLLRREPSERLSAEDVLLHPWLANEEQLESSSRLDQVVPVFKAK